The sequence below is a genomic window from Sorangiineae bacterium MSr12523.
GCTGTTCGGCGGCTCACCGAGAGGCCATTGCCACCGCTGATCCGCTCGGACACTCCTCATGAAGCCCTCGCCGCAAAACGATCCCGCGGCACCATCGCCGCGCGGGATAGCCCGTTCATTAAGTAACTAGCACCCGCCGTCCACCTTGGCTTGTTGGATGAAACGAAAAAGCTTTGGGGGGCGCCGCCGCCGCACCGCGCGCCGCGCTAGTGAAGCGCGGCGCGTTCTCGTGCGACGGACGAATTACTTGCTTGCGGGAACGTTCGGCTCCGGATCCGTGTCGTCCGGTAGCTTATCGCCGTCGATGTCGCGGACGGGCGCCGGGAAGCCACCTTTGGCCGGGTCCGTGACGACGCGAGGCACATCGCCCTTGAAGCCGTCTGCAAGAAACGTGGCTACCGTCGATTGGAGCTGGAGGTACTGCGGAGCAAGGGTGATGAGGTAGCCCTCCGCTCCGGCAGCGGAAGACTTGGGGAACGGGTCCGAGGTGTCGAACCGGGCGAACGGCGCCTCATAGGTGCGCCGGGTTGCGGCCGACACCAAATTGGAGGAGTGCTGCGACGGAGACGATTGCACGACAACCGCAGTGACACCTTCCGTCATGTTCTTGCTGATGACGCCTTCGGTGGCCGCGATGTTCGGCAGCAATTGGTCGTTGCGACCCGTCAGCGTCTTGACGTTCGAGATACCCGCATTGGAGCCCGCGTTCGGCGCTGCGAGGCCCCAGCCACCTGCACGTGCCAGCGCTTCGTTCGCCTCGTTCGGGACGACTTCGTCGTAGAGGACTTCGAGCTGGAGGATGTTGCGCGGCGGCACCGGTGTGCCTCCAACGCTGCGCGGCGACTTGATGAGCAGGTCGGCATAGTTCAGCGGATCGCCCGCGTCGGCGATGGTCTGCAACAAGGTGATGAGCGGGTGCGATTCGCTCAACTTGTCATCGGTGAACCCGAAGTTGATGCCCGCGGCCGCCTTGAGCAGCTCGAAGATGCGTGGCGAATGCGTCGCGAGCTCCACGAGAAGCCCTCCGCCGCCGACGTTGAGAACCCAGTTCTTGATGTTCGGTTCGATGGCGGCCGCCGTGGCCCCTTGAATGGCGCCGAGCGAGTCGCCCACGTACGCGATTTTCGTGGTGTCGAGTTTCGGTGCTGCGGCATCCGATGCTCGCTTCAATTCCGTGATCCCCGCGGCAGGGATCCCGCGAAGGGCGCGCACGAGTTGTGTCGTGTCGAGGGCGGCCTGACGCATTTGATCGCGCAGGGCGCCAATGTTGATTAGTCCGCCGAACAATGCGGTCGACCCAGGTTGGCTGCCGTCGAGCAAGCCATCGCCCTTGTTGCAGCTGGTGTCGCTGGCCGGGCATCCCCAGGTTGCGTTGTTGTCCTTCGTGCCGAAGTAGCTGCTCGTGACATCTTTGAGCGCGGTGGGAGCGACGCCGCGGGCGCCGAAGGTGATGCTGTCGATGGCGACGGTGGCGAAGCCCCGCGCGGCGAACGAGTTCGCGAGGGCGAACATGTAATCGCGTGAGCTGTTGAGACCGTGCTGGACGATGACGACGGGCCAGCCGTCGGCCGGCATCTCCGCGTTGGGAATCGCGACGGTGACCCAGATCCGGGCCTTCGAGGAGACGGACGTGTCGAGCGTTCCATCGGCTTTGCGCGCGAAGGTGGCGTGACCCGGGGTGGTGTAGCCGCCGCTCTTGGCCTGGAGGAACGAGACGGCTTCGAAGGCGGCCGTGCTGATCGAGGCCAGCTTGTCGTGCGCACGCACGGGGAGGTGCGTCGAGGGATTGTCCTGGCTGAATGGCGCCGGGAGCTTGTTCGCGTCCGCCACCGTGCCCAAGTACTCGTCGAGCGTGGCGGTCCATCCTTCGGCCGCACCGGTGCCACCGAAGCGCGCCGCGCTGAGCGGGCCCGTGGCCTGTTGGGTCCAAGCCAGCGTCGGCGCCGGCGTCGCGTCGATGGCCTCGCGAAGCTTGAACAGCTCGTCGGCCATGCTGTTCGTGGTAAACGGTGCCAAGGCAACGATTTCCGCGCTGCCGAGCGCCGAGCCGAGTACGCTCTTCGCCTTGTCGTACGCTTCGCCGTAAATCTTGGCCAATCCAGCGCGGTCGCCTTTGCGGATTCGGTCGAAGTCCGGGCTCGTGGTGAGAGCATTGCCCGACGCGAGCTTCACGCGATTGGTGAGCACGGCGGCGTACTTGTGCCCTTCCTTGAGAACGGTGCCACGCGCGGGGCCGACGGCGATGGATGAGCGCGTGCCGGCTCGCTCGTTCGTGTGGAACGCGGCCCGACAGCCGATGCGCGCTTGCGCCGCGTCGGAGGCCTCCAGGTCGACGAGGAAGACCGAGCTTGCGTCGCCTTTGCAATCGGCCTCCGTGGCGGGAAGGCTCGCCTTGTCGATTTCGGCGGCGGCCGGTTGGCCATCCACGGTGCTCGACGAATCGTCGACATAGAAGAGCGACATGGCCACGCGCGAGAAGCCGTTGTTGGCCTGAAGGTCGTTCGCGATGAAGGCGGCGCCTCCCTGCGAGGGAATGACGGCGTCGATGCCTCCGATGGGCCCGATGCGGCCATTCGAGCCGAGATAGACGTCGCTAGGGAACGGCACGTCGAGAAGGGCCGGCGGCGTGGTGGCACCAGCAGCCAGGCGGAACCTTGCGATGCCGTTCGCGCCGGCGTCGCCTCCGTCGGGGGAGGGCACCGAAACGTGATCGACCTTGTCGACCCAGTCACACCCCGCGGCGCTCGCGAGGATGGGGGTCAAAGTAACGGCGAGCGGAAAGAGTACGCGCTTGGCGTGAAGGCGAAACATGGATATCTCCAGGATTATCGTAGGCGCGAGGCGGGCGCTAGAGGCAACGGCGCGCTAGACGTTATGGCGTGCCCGGTGATGGGCAACCCAGGGCGCAAGGCGGGACCCTTGCTCGCCGACCACCGCTTCTTTGGCGCCGGTTTCCCGCTCCATGCGCGCTGCGGCAATGGCGACGGCCACGGCAACCGCGCGGCTCCGGTCGGCGGGCGGGGGTGCGTAGCCTAGCAGGCTGTCCTTGTGTCGCTCGAGAAAGCCCGTGTCGTAGCGCCCCGCGATGAAATCCGGGTGGGCGAGGAGCTTCTCGTGGAAACTCAGGTTCGTGCGGATGCCGGTGACGACGTATTCGCTCAAGGCGCGCCGCATGCGGGCGATGGCGCGGTCGCGGGTGGGGGCCCACACACTGAGCTTGGAGACCAGCGGATCGTAGTAGCTCGAGATTTCGCTTCCCGGGTACGCACCGCCATCGTCGCGCACGCCCGGGCCCGCCGGGACGACGAGCTGCTCGATGGTTCCAGGCGACGGCAAAAAGCCGGTGGCGGGATCTTCTGCATAGACCCGGCACTCGATGGCCGCGCCGCGCGCGACCAGATCGCGCTGGCCGAAGGTGAGGGGCTCGCCCTGCGCAACGAGGACCATTTCGCGCACGAGATCGAGGCCGGTGATGAGCTCCGTGACCGGATGCTCGACCTGCAGGCGCGTGTTCATTTCGAGGAAGTAGAAGCTTCCGTCCTGCGCGAGGAGGAACTCGAAGGTGCCCGCGGAGTGGTAGCCCACCGCCTTGGCGCCCTGCACGGCAATGGCGCCCATCTGGGCGACGAGTTCGCGCGACGCGGCGGGCGAGGGCGTTTCCTCGACGACCTTTTGATTGCGCCGCTGAATCGAGCAATCGCGCTCGAAGACGTGCACCATGTTGCCTTCGCGGTCGCCCAGCACTTGGATCTCGACGTGGCGCGGAAGGAGAATCGCTTTTTCGATGTAGACCGTGTCGTCGCCGAAGAACTTCTTGGCCTCGCTGCGGGCGCGTTCCCACGCGGAAGCCATTTCCTCGGCGCTGTCGACGCGGCGCATGCCCTTGCCGCCGCCGCCGGATGCCGCCTTCAGCATGACCGGGAAGCCGATTTTTTTCGCAGCCGCGGTGGCCTCTTCGGAGGTGTCGCACAAGGCACCGGGGACGATGGGAACGCCTGCATCTTGCATGCGTTTCCGCGCCGCCGTTTTGGAGCCCATTTGCCGCATGGCGCTGGCCGGTGGCCCGATGAAGGTGATGCCCGCCTGCTCACAGGCCTCCGGCAACAGCGGGTTCTCGCTGAGAAAGCCGTACCCCGGATGAATGGCATCGCAGCCTGCGCGCTTGGCCGTATCGACGATCTTGTCCACGCGAAGGTAACTCTCGGCCGCGGGCGCAGGCCCGATGGGATAGGCCTCGTCGGCCACCCTCACATGGAGCGCCGCCCGATCCACGTCGGAATAAACGGCCACCGCCGCAATCCCCATCTCATGAAGCGTGCGCACGACGCGCACCGCAATCTCACCACGGTTTGCGACCAGGACCTTGCGAAACGGCTTGGACATGGCCGCGCACTATAAGCCGCCCGCCCGCCCGACGGAAAACCGTCTTCGTGGCCAAAAGAGCGGTAGCTGCATACATCGCGCGCTCGGGCGGCTAGACTCGGCCGGGACGTGACCATTCCGTTCGACTTCAGTCGGAAGCCGCCGCCGCCTCCGCCCCCGGCAGCGCCGCCCCCGCCTCCGCCCCCTTCGGAGGAGCGGCGGATCGTGTCGGTGGCCGAGCTCGGGCGTGTGCTGCAGCGCACGCTGGAGGAGGTGCACGCGGCGCCCATTTGGGTGCAGGGCGAGGTGTCCGGCGTGCGGATGGCGCCCAGCGGGCATGTGTATTTTACATTGAAGGACGAGCGCGAAGAGGCGGCGATCGATACGGTCATGTACCGCACGAACGTCACCGTGAGGGCGCGCCGGTTGCTCGCGGAGGGGGCGCGGGTGCGCGTGCGGGGGAGGCCCACGTATTGGGCGCCTCGAGGGCGGCTGCAGTTCGTCGTCGATCGCGTGGAGCCCGATGGCAAGGGCGCGCTGCTCGAAGCTCTGGAGAAGCTCAAGGAAAAGCTACAGGCCGAGGGGCTCTTTGCCGTCGAGCGAAAGCGGCCGCTCCCCGCGGAGCCGCGCATCATCGGCGTGGTGACCAGCGCCACGGGCGCCGTGATCCACGACATCTGCAAGGTCGCCTTCCGGCGCGGCGGCGCGAACATTTTGCTCGCGCCGGCCACCGTGCAAGGGCCCACCGCGGAGAGCTCCATCCGCTACGCGCTGCATATGTTGCAGCGGGTGCGCGGGGTCGACGTCATCATCGTGGGACGCGGCGGCGGCTCCAGCGACGACTTGCGCGCCTTCAACGACGAATCCGTCGTGCGTGCCGTGGCTGCGTGCCGCGTGCCCGTGGTGAGCGCGGTGGGGCACGAGGTCGACGTCACCTTGACGGACTTCGTCGCCGACGCCCGTGCGGCCACACCGTCGCAGGCGGCGGAAATGGTGGTGCCCGACGCGCGCGCCCGGCGCGATCTCTTGGACCATGCGCGGGCCCGCCTCGATCGCGCCATGCGCGCGCGCCTCACGGAAGACCGCGTACTTCTCGGCCGCATCGAGCGCAAGCTGGGCGATCCTCGCCTGGCCATCGCCACGCAGAAGCGCACCCTCGATGAAGCCACCCGCCGCATGCAGCGCGCCCTGGCGCGGGAGCTCGAGGCGCACAAAGGCCTGCTCGCGCGCATCGAACCACGCCTCGCGGCGCAGCACCCGGGGCGCGTCATCCTGCGCGAACGCACCGAGCTCGAACGCTACGAACAGAGACTCGTGCATTCTGCACGCAAGGCTCTGAGCGCGCGCGCGGGGCTCGTGGGGGGCCTCGCGGGCCGGCTCGATGCCATGAGCCCGCTCAAAGTGCTGGGTCGCGGGTATGCCATCGCGACGCTACCCAACGGGCACGCGCTTCGCTCGGCGGACGAAGTATCCATCGGCGAGCGCGTCACCGTGCGCCTTTCGCGCGGACGGTTCGAGGCGGAGGTCGTCGCGCGGAGCGAGGAAGAGCAGCCAGAGAAGGACGAGAACGAGGAGACATCATGACGACCCGCAGGTTCGCGGTCATCGGCGATCCGGTGGCGCATTCGAAGAGCCCGCGCATGCACGGGGCCGCGTTCCGCGCCCTCGGCTTGCCGCACACGTACGAAGCCGTCCGCGTGGGGCCGGACGAGCTCGAAGGCCTCGTGCGCGACCTGCGCGCGGGCAAGTACGACGGCGTGAACGTCACCGTGCCGCACAAAGAGAGAGTGCTCGCCTTCGTCGACGAGCTCGATCCCAGCGCGCGGGCCGTGGGCGCCGGCAACACGCTGGTCCGCCAGGAAAATGGCGCCGTCGTGGCGCACAACACCGACGTGCCCGCGCTGGTCGCGGAGTTGCGCGAGCTCGCACCCGAGCGCGATGCCGAAGGGTGGGCCGAAAAGCAGGCCCTCGTTCTCGGCAGCGGCGGTGCCGCGCGTGCGGCCGTCGTGGCCCTCGCGGTCATGGGCGTACGCCTCATCACCGTGCGCGCGCGGTCCGTGGAGCGCGCAACCACGCTCGCCGAGCTGGTCATGCGCGCAGGCGCACCGGCCCTGCTTCGTGCGCAGCCGCTCGCACCGAGCGAAGACGATGGCGGGTTCAACGTCATCGTGCAGACCACGAGCTGCGGCATGGAGGGCGCTGCACCTGGGGAAGCGGTCTCGGGCGCCGTCGATTGGGACCGCCTCGCGCCCGATGCCGTGGCCCTCGATGCCGTGTATTCGCCGCCGGAAACGCCGTTTTTGCGCGCCGCCTTCGGCCGCAACCTGCGCGTCAAAAATGGACTCGGCATGCTGACCGCCCAAGGTGCGCTCGCCTTCGAGCTCTGGCTCGGTGTGCGCGCGCCCCGGGAGGTCATGCGCGCGGCCCTCGTCTCGTGAAAGCGCAGCGGTAAAATGCCCCGTGTGTCCACCGGTCAGAACTTTCAGCGCCTCGGGTACCGGCGGATCGTCCAGCTTCTCATTTACCTGGTCATCATCCCCACCGTCCTTCTGCTGACGTTGGGCTTCGTCCTGATGTTCATCGGCGAGGGCAGCATCAACTTGCTGCTCGGCATCTTGACCGTGACGTTCGTCTCCGTCGTCGTCACCGGCGTCATTTTGGTCCTCGTGTTCGTGCGCCGTGAGGCCAACTTGAGCGAGCTGCAAGCCGACTTCGTCTCCAAAGTGAGCCACGAACTCCGCACGCCGCTCACGGCCATCCGCCTTTTCGCCGAGACCATCGAGCGTTCGCGCGAGGACGAGAGGACCGTCGACCAGTGCCTCGATCTTCTTCTCGGCGAGTGCGAACGCCTCACCGGCCGCATCGAGCGTTTGCTCGACTGGGGGCGCATGGAGGCCGGGCGGCGCCTCTATCATTTGAGAGAGCAAAGCGTGACCGAGGTGTTCGAGCACGCCGTGTCCGCCTTTTCCGCGCTGCGAACGGACAAGATCGACTTCGAGAGCGAGCTCGAGCCGGATCTGCCGAAGATCCACGCCGACCGCGATGCGCTGGTCGATGCGGTGGTGAACCTTCTCTCCAATGCACACAAGTACGGCGGGACTCCGCCCGTCGTGCGACTGCGGGCGTATGCGCCAGCCACGGGCGGTGTGGCCATTTCGGTCACCGACAATGGACCGGGCATTGCGCGCCCGGAGCATCGGCGCATCTTTCAGAAATTTTACCGCATCGACGATCGCCTGTCGCGCGAGCGCGAGGGAAGCGGACTCGGTCTGGCCATCGTGAAGCACGTGGTGCGCGCCCACCGCGGACGCATCGT
It includes:
- a CDS encoding acetyl-CoA carboxylase biotin carboxylase subunit; translated protein: MSKPFRKVLVANRGEIAVRVVRTLHEMGIAAVAVYSDVDRAALHVRVADEAYPIGPAPAAESYLRVDKIVDTAKRAGCDAIHPGYGFLSENPLLPEACEQAGITFIGPPASAMRQMGSKTAARKRMQDAGVPIVPGALCDTSEEATAAAKKIGFPVMLKAASGGGGKGMRRVDSAEEMASAWERARSEAKKFFGDDTVYIEKAILLPRHVEIQVLGDREGNMVHVFERDCSIQRRNQKVVEETPSPAASRELVAQMGAIAVQGAKAVGYHSAGTFEFLLAQDGSFYFLEMNTRLQVEHPVTELITGLDLVREMVLVAQGEPLTFGQRDLVARGAAIECRVYAEDPATGFLPSPGTIEQLVVPAGPGVRDDGGAYPGSEISSYYDPLVSKLSVWAPTRDRAIARMRRALSEYVVTGIRTNLSFHEKLLAHPDFIAGRYDTGFLERHKDSLLGYAPPPADRSRAVAVAVAIAAARMERETGAKEAVVGEQGSRLAPWVAHHRARHNV
- the xseA gene encoding exodeoxyribonuclease VII large subunit, with amino-acid sequence MTIPFDFSRKPPPPPPPAAPPPPPPPSEERRIVSVAELGRVLQRTLEEVHAAPIWVQGEVSGVRMAPSGHVYFTLKDEREEAAIDTVMYRTNVTVRARRLLAEGARVRVRGRPTYWAPRGRLQFVVDRVEPDGKGALLEALEKLKEKLQAEGLFAVERKRPLPAEPRIIGVVTSATGAVIHDICKVAFRRGGANILLAPATVQGPTAESSIRYALHMLQRVRGVDVIIVGRGGGSSDDLRAFNDESVVRAVAACRVPVVSAVGHEVDVTLTDFVADARAATPSQAAEMVVPDARARRDLLDHARARLDRAMRARLTEDRVLLGRIERKLGDPRLAIATQKRTLDEATRRMQRALARELEAHKGLLARIEPRLAAQHPGRVILRERTELERYEQRLVHSARKALSARAGLVGGLAGRLDAMSPLKVLGRGYAIATLPNGHALRSADEVSIGERVTVRLSRGRFEAEVVARSEEEQPEKDENEETS
- the aroE gene encoding shikimate dehydrogenase; protein product: MTTRRFAVIGDPVAHSKSPRMHGAAFRALGLPHTYEAVRVGPDELEGLVRDLRAGKYDGVNVTVPHKERVLAFVDELDPSARAVGAGNTLVRQENGAVVAHNTDVPALVAELRELAPERDAEGWAEKQALVLGSGGAARAAVVALAVMGVRLITVRARSVERATTLAELVMRAGAPALLRAQPLAPSEDDGGFNVIVQTTSCGMEGAAPGEAVSGAVDWDRLAPDAVALDAVYSPPETPFLRAAFGRNLRVKNGLGMLTAQGALAFELWLGVRAPREVMRAALVS
- a CDS encoding ATP-binding protein produces the protein MSTGQNFQRLGYRRIVQLLIYLVIIPTVLLLTLGFVLMFIGEGSINLLLGILTVTFVSVVVTGVILVLVFVRREANLSELQADFVSKVSHELRTPLTAIRLFAETIERSREDERTVDQCLDLLLGECERLTGRIERLLDWGRMEAGRRLYHLREQSVTEVFEHAVSAFSALRTDKIDFESELEPDLPKIHADRDALVDAVVNLLSNAHKYGGTPPVVRLRAYAPATGGVAISVTDNGPGIARPEHRRIFQKFYRIDDRLSREREGSGLGLAIVKHVVRAHRGRIVLESEPGKGSTFTLVLPTPRRSRKKKTSGAHPAAEVSG